The genomic stretch ATCAATATCCCGACCCAGTGTAAAGTAAGTTAATTTATATTGATGAGCGTATTTTATATTTCTTTTCGAGTTTATGCGTTTGATTTTTAATTTTAGTATCTGACCATCCCTCCCAGACTGTAAAGTATTAAAGTGAATATCATAAACATCATTCCTAAGGTGATAACAATTTCAATAATTCGCATGATTTTCTCTTATTTTATTATGTTTCTAATATTAAACAAACAGTACAAGCCATTTCAGTCTAGCAGGTTTTTTTTAGACCTCAAGGTGCTATAAAATATAATGTTTTTAAATGTTTCCTAAATACTTGTATGTATTTGTTTTTATATGTATTTACTTGTTACAAAAATATATTCTGATGAGGTTCTCTCAGAAATAGGCGAGTAGATTGAGCTTGAAGTGAATTCAAGCGCATGATTCAGTTGGTTAAAATCGAATGGTTCGTGTGTTTAAAGCGGAGTCATTGCGAATGCATTGGATTGCAACCGAGATGTTGAATAGGCGGTAGGGTCGACCACAGTCTTTTGCGCTAACATCAACTGTCTGAGTAATTGTGCTGATGCAGGCCCCATACATAATCCATTGCGATAATGGCCAAAATTGGCCCACAGATTATCAAGTTCTGGCATTTTCCCGATGTACGGAATGCCATCTGGAGAACCCGGCCTTAAACCAGCCCATTGTTGCACAATCGGAAATTGAGCGAGTTCTGGAACCATTTCAATACTGGCTTTTAAAATACTGGCACGGACTTCGACTTGGGGCGTCGTATCAAAACCACGATGTTGAACGCTAGAACCACAAACCACATGACCATCTTGGCGTGGGATCAAGTACATCACCCGGTGCATACACATGGTAGGAAGCCAGTTTTTTGGGGTTTTAAACAACAACATTTGTCCTTGCACAGGTGTCACAGGGATTTCCAATTGCAGCTGTTCTGACCAATGCCCTGACCAAGCCCCCGTTGTGATTACAAACTGATCTGCCTGAAAAGTCTGTCCTGTGGTGCTGCGAATAGCATGGACGCGGTCGGCTTTGATTACAAAATCGTGAATGGATTGCTGATGATGAAATTGCACGCGAGGGTGTTGTGCTAAATAGCAAAATAATGATTTGAGTAAGCGTGGATTGCGGATATTAGACAGTTCAGGGAAATAGATGGCTTGTTTAAATTGACTTGAGACACGTGGATTGAGTTGCTGTAAACGAGTATTGGCCACAGAGTGACATTGTTGCATGGGTTCTTGATAACGGTCTTTATAGGCAAGACCTTGCTTAAAATCATCCTCATCAAAAATTAGCATGCCAGTATGGTGTATTTGGAAGTCAATGCCTGTCGTTTCAACCAGTTGCTGATTCCACGCTTGGTAAGCTTCTTTACCAAACTGTGCCAGTTGATTCACAGCAGTCGGGTAGCGCCACGGGTACATTGGCGAAAGAATACCACCACCTGCCCATGAGGCTGATTGATTTGCGTGTTGTTGATCAAAAATACTGACGGAACAGCCCTGTTCTACAAGTTCTAAAGCAGATAACAGACCACTAACGCCTGCTCCAATTATGGCGATATGCATCATGCACTCAATTTAAAGATGGATGAGAATAAATCAGATCGTGATGAACCCTAGGATTCATCACCTGAAGTGTATTACATCGAAGGTAGGTGTTTAGCGTGCAGCATTGATCATGCGTGCAGCATCTTCCGCAAAGTAAGTCCAGATCCCATCAGCGCCAGCACGACGGAAGCAAAGTAGAGACTCTAAAATCACTTGTTCAGACAACCAACCATTTTGAATGGCGCCTGCCAACATGGCGTATTCACCACTGACTTGGTAGACAAAGGTTGGAATACCAAAGGTGTCTTTGACTTCACGAACGATGTCTAAATAAGGCATGCCTGGTTTGACAATCACCATGTCCGCGCCTTCTTGAATATCGAGTGCGATTTCATGTAAGGCTTCGGCACGGTTGCCGACATCCATTTGGTAGGTGTTTTTATTGGCACCTTTTAAGTTGCTGGCTGAACCAACCGCATCACGGAATGGACCATAAAAATTAGATGCATATTTAGCAGAATAAGCCATGATACTGGTATCAATAAAGCCATTGGCTTCTAGGGCTTGACGTACAGCACCGACCCGACCATCCATCATATCACTCGGTGCGAATACATCTGCACCCGCTTCAGCATGACTTAAGGCTTGTTGAATTAAGCAGTCAACGGTTTCATCGTTGAGGACATAACCGCTTTCATCGAGGATGCCATCTTGACCATGTGTGGTATAGGGATCAAGTGCACCATCTGTAATCAATACCATCTCAGGTAATTCTTTTTTAAGCAGTCGTAGTGTATTTTGTACGAGGCCATCTGCACGCCAAGCGGCTTCAGCTGTTAAACTCTTGTCCGCTTGAGGGGTAACGGGGAATAATGCCAACTTAGATACACCAAGTTCCATCAGCGTTTCAGCTTTTTTCAAAAGTAAATCTGCTGATAAACGCTGGACATTCGGCATACTTGGAATATCTTGGCATTGATTTTGCCCCGGTAAAACGAAGACCGGATAAATAAGATGATCTGTTGTGAGGTGAGTTTCTCTCACCATTGCTCTGAGTTGGTCATTCTTACGAATACGACGCATACGAGTGGCAGGAAAAGCGGGACGATTAAACGCATAAGTCATAACAATCTCGATGTTCGGTATTTAAACTTGCCCGTATTGTAGCCCCCTAAATCAGTTTTTTGTGAGAAAGCCGGGTGTTTTTTCACACTTTAGAGAGTTTGAGTGTTTTATGAGTGAATCGCAAAAGAAATGGACTGGCAATCTTCATCTCGGTACAAAAGCTGATCTGGATGTCGTCCTCAATCAATTAACCCTCGCCTTTAATACGTCGCCTTATTTCTCCCATAATGCGATGCAGATGCGTGTTGTTGAGGGGCAGATCGAAGGTTATATCGAGATGCAACCCTTTTTGATTGGTAATATCGCCTTTCAAATTTTGCATGGTGGTGTTGCTGCAACATTGCTAGATAGTATTGGCGGCATTGTCGCAATGGCCGAGTTATATCAAAAGGCTGCGCCAGAGGAGTTGCCAGATACTTTGAAAAAAGTTTCTCGATTGGCGACAGTTGATATGCGTGTCGATTATTTGGCGCCTGGTCGTGGTCAGTATTTTGTGGCTAAAGCTGAGACTTTACGTATGGGGCGTAAAGGCTGCACCATGCGTATGACCATGTTTAATGACGAAGGCAAAGCGATTGCAACCGCGATTGCATCCTACGCCTATTAACTATGTCTATTAATCATGTCTATTAGTTTAGATTTTTCAAAGCAGTGTTTAAAAAATCCATAATATTCATTTTTATGGATTTTTTTTTGACTTGGTTTTAATGGTCTGATTATTCAAAATAAACCAGTGCGTCATGATTTTATTCTCATATAATGATTTTTGGTTGTAAACTTAAGCGACATTCTTTTTAGAATAAAGCACTACTCATTTCAATACGTTAAAGCAAATACTGCCGATTTCACTCTTTTATAATGGTCATTTTATCGTGTGACTTTAGGGTGAAGTGATGGATATGAGCAGTCTAAAGTAGGAATAGGCGATGACAGGTACTCAACACGTGAATGATGATCAAAATCAAGTAGAAACACTCAATAATAATTCAAATATGAAAACCAAGCGCAAAAAACTTCTCACTATCGTTGCTGTAATTATCATTGTGATGGCGATCATTTACGCAATTTATAGCTTCATTTTTGCTGGCAGTGTCAACACAGACAATGCCTATGTTGGTGCTGAAACTGCAGAAATCACTTCGATGGTCACAGGGCAAGTGGCTGAGGTTAGAGTCCGTGATACCCAAATAGTGAAAAAGGGTGACCTGTTAGCATTGATTGATCCACGTGATGCACAAATTGGTTTGGCGCAAGCCGAAGCAGAGCTGGCCAAAGCCAAACGTCAATACACTCAAAGCTTTGCCAATAGTAGCTCACTAACTTCTCAAGTTCTGGTGAGTAGTGATGACATTAATAGTGCCAAAGCGCAAGTGGCGCAGGCACAGGTTAAAGTTGATCAGGTCCAAGACGAGTTAAGTCGTCGGGTGAAACTGGATGCATCGGGTGCGATTTCAAAAGAAGAACTGGCCACAGCCAAGAGTGCATTGAACACAGCCAAGGCCAATCTTGATGTCTCTAAAGCTGTTTTGGCACAAGCAGAATCTAAACGTCATGCTGCGCAAAGTAATTTAGCAGCCAATGAAGCCTTGATTAAAGGTGCAGATCAATCAACAGCGCCCGATGTATTGGTGGCACAAACCCGAGTTGATCAGGCCAAACTTGATTTGCAACGTACTGAAATTAAAGCGCCGTTGGATGGCGTAATTGCCAGACGTAATATTCAAGTGGGGCAGCGCATTGCTCCAGGTACGGCTTTGATGTTAATCGTACCAATCTCACAATTGTATGTCGATGCCAACTTTAAAGAGAGCCAGTTGGAACAAGTGCGCGTTGGGCAGAAAGTCACGCTTACCTCTGATTTATATGGCAAAGATGTTGAATATCATGGCACCGTTGTCGGCTTTTCGGGCGGGACAGGATCAGCCTTTGCTTTGATTCCCGCACAGAATGCCACAGGAAACTGGATTAAAGTGGTGCAACGCTTACCCGTACGAATTCAACTGGATGCCAAAGAATTAGCCCAACACCCACTACGTGTGGGATTGTCGATGGATGCGACGATCGATACACGTTCGAAGTAAACGCTGATGAATAATACAGCGATTTATGGCGACCTAAAAGGCGGGAAACTACTGCTTGCGGCCTTTGTTTTGGCCTTGGCAAATTTCATGGTGGTGCTCGACATGACCATCGCCAATGTTTCTGTGCCGCATATTACTGGAAGTTTAGCAGTCTCAAGTTCTCAAGGAACTTGGGTGATCACCTCTTATGCAGTCGCCGAGGCGATTTGTGTGCCTTTAACTGGATGGCTCACTGCACGCTTTGGCGCAGTTCGAGTTTTTAGTACCTGTTTACTTGGCTTTACGATTTTCTCGATATTGTGTGGGCTCTCTACGGGTTTAGCTATGTTGGTGATCTGCCGTATTGGTCAAGGCATATTCGGTGGGCCAATCATGCCACTCAGCCAAATGTTGTTGATGCGCATTTTCCCACCGGAAAAGCATGGGCAGGCGATGGGGCTTTGGGCAATGACCACGGTGGTTGGTCCAATTTTAGGACCAATTTTGGGCGGTACCATCAGTGATAATCTCTCTTGGCACTGGATTTTCTTTATCAATATTCCTGTCGGTATCTTCTGTGCCGTGGCTGCAATGCGTCTGCTTAAACCAGCTGAAACTGCAA from Acinetobacter pullicarnis encodes the following:
- the thiO gene encoding glycine oxidase ThiO codes for the protein MMHIAIIGAGVSGLLSALELVEQGCSVSIFDQQHANQSASWAGGGILSPMYPWRYPTAVNQLAQFGKEAYQAWNQQLVETTGIDFQIHHTGMLIFDEDDFKQGLAYKDRYQEPMQQCHSVANTRLQQLNPRVSSQFKQAIYFPELSNIRNPRLLKSLFCYLAQHPRVQFHHQQSIHDFVIKADRVHAIRSTTGQTFQADQFVITTGAWSGHWSEQLQLEIPVTPVQGQMLLFKTPKNWLPTMCMHRVMYLIPRQDGHVVCGSSVQHRGFDTTPQVEVRASILKASIEMVPELAQFPIVQQWAGLRPGSPDGIPYIGKMPELDNLWANFGHYRNGLCMGPASAQLLRQLMLAQKTVVDPTAYSTSRLQSNAFAMTPL
- the hemB gene encoding porphobilinogen synthase; translation: MTYAFNRPAFPATRMRRIRKNDQLRAMVRETHLTTDHLIYPVFVLPGQNQCQDIPSMPNVQRLSADLLLKKAETLMELGVSKLALFPVTPQADKSLTAEAAWRADGLVQNTLRLLKKELPEMVLITDGALDPYTTHGQDGILDESGYVLNDETVDCLIQQALSHAEAGADVFAPSDMMDGRVGAVRQALEANGFIDTSIMAYSAKYASNFYGPFRDAVGSASNLKGANKNTYQMDVGNRAEALHEIALDIQEGADMVIVKPGMPYLDIVREVKDTFGIPTFVYQVSGEYAMLAGAIQNGWLSEQVILESLLCFRRAGADGIWTYFAEDAARMINAAR
- a CDS encoding thioesterase family protein, translating into MSESQKKWTGNLHLGTKADLDVVLNQLTLAFNTSPYFSHNAMQMRVVEGQIEGYIEMQPFLIGNIAFQILHGGVAATLLDSIGGIVAMAELYQKAAPEELPDTLKKVSRLATVDMRVDYLAPGRGQYFVAKAETLRMGRKGCTMRMTMFNDEGKAIATAIASYAY
- a CDS encoding HlyD family efflux transporter periplasmic adaptor subunit, with the protein product MNDDQNQVETLNNNSNMKTKRKKLLTIVAVIIIVMAIIYAIYSFIFAGSVNTDNAYVGAETAEITSMVTGQVAEVRVRDTQIVKKGDLLALIDPRDAQIGLAQAEAELAKAKRQYTQSFANSSSLTSQVLVSSDDINSAKAQVAQAQVKVDQVQDELSRRVKLDASGAISKEELATAKSALNTAKANLDVSKAVLAQAESKRHAAQSNLAANEALIKGADQSTAPDVLVAQTRVDQAKLDLQRTEIKAPLDGVIARRNIQVGQRIAPGTALMLIVPISQLYVDANFKESQLEQVRVGQKVTLTSDLYGKDVEYHGTVVGFSGGTGSAFALIPAQNATGNWIKVVQRLPVRIQLDAKELAQHPLRVGLSMDATIDTRSK